The Anguilla anguilla isolate fAngAng1 chromosome 4, fAngAng1.pri, whole genome shotgun sequence genome has a window encoding:
- the med16 gene encoding mediator of RNA polymerase II transcription subunit 16, translating into MMEVAYVCEWERRPKSNHCPSIPLVCAWSCRNLIAFTTDLKNEDDEKDLSHMIHIIDTEHPWDVYSINSGHTEVISCLEWDQSGSRLLSADGDGQIKCWGMAEHLVNSWESTLGSAVEGDPIVALSWLHNGVKLALHVEKSGSTNFGEKFSRVKFSPSLTLFGGKPMEGWLAVTVSGLVTVSLLKPNGALLTASESLCRLRGRVALADIAFTGGGNIVVAATDGSSSSPVQFYKVCVSVVNEKCRIDTELLPSLFMRCTTDPVRRDKYPAVTHLKFLTRENSEQVLLCASNQLGSIVECWSLRKEGLPVNNIFQHRSPVVGEKQPMILKWRILSATNDLDRVSAVALPKLPISISNTDLKVASDTKFCPGLGLALAFHDGSIQILHRLSLHTIGVFYGSASSGSSQRGGEDTAIKRQRTGGPTVHFKALQFSWTSLALVGVDNHGKLHMIRVSPSMGQVLDVNTLLRHLLFLLEYCMVTGYDWWDVLLHVQPGMVHSLVEKLHEEYMKQKEALQQVLSTRIVAVKASLCKLSSATAARACDFHAKLLLIAISSTLKSLLRPHLLNTPDKSPGDRLAEICAKNTDTDIDKVMINLKTEEFVLDASTLQSLQQLIQWVGDFVLYLLANLPNQGSIVRPGFGFLRDGPSLGMLREMMVVIRIWGLLKPGCLPIYTATSDNQDSMSLLFRLLTKLWLCSRDENHPQDPDEPLIDECCLLPSQLLVPALDWLPINDGVICKLQSKHPLRLQFCKPYSLPGLNVNSQVEVFSRSPGSQRMDNLRCLHMGVCPTEDSKACTRCGCVTMLRSPNKTTAVKQWEQRWIKNCLCGGLWRRIPTTLS; encoded by the exons ATGATGGAGGTTGCCTACGTGTGCGAGTGGGAGAGAAGACCAAAAAGCAACCATTGTCCATCTATTCCTTTGGTGTGTGCCTGGTCGTGTAGGAATCTCATAGCCTTCACAACAGATCTTAAAAATGAAGACGACGAGAAAG ACCTCAGCCACATGATCCACATTATCGACACAGAGCACCCATGGGATGTGTACTCTATCAATTCAGGACACACTGAGGTCATCTCCTGCCTTGAATGGGACCAGTCTG GTTCTAGGCTGCTGTCTGCTGATGGAGATGGACAGATCAAGTGCTGGGGGATGGCGGAGCACCTAGTGAACAGCTGGGAGAGCACCCTAGGCAGTGCTGTGGAGGGGGACCCAATTGTTGCCCTGTCCTGGCTACACAACGGGGTGAAACTGGCCCTGCACGTGGAGAAG TCCGGCTCCACAAACTTTGGGGAGAAGTTCTCGCGGGTGAAGTTCTCTCCCTCGCTGACGCTGTTCGGGGGCAAGCCCATGGAGGGCTGGCTGGCAGTGACGGTGAGCGGCCTGGTCACCGTGTCCCTGCTGAAGCCCAACGGCGCGCTCCTGACGGCCAGCGAGAGCCTGTGCCGCCTGCGGGGCCGCGTGGCCCTGGCGGACATCGCCTTCACGGGCGGCGGGAACATCGTGGTGGCCGCCACCGACGGCAGCAGCTCGTCGCCGGTGCAGTTCTACAAGGTGTGCGTGAGCGTGGTGAACGAGAAGTGCCGCATCGACACGGAGCTCCTGCCCTCGCTCTTCATGCGCTGCACCACCGACCCCGTGCGCCGGGACAAGTACCCGGCCGTCACGCACCTCAAATTCCTCACGCGGGAGAACTCTGAGCAG GTGCTGCTCTGCGCCTCCAATCAGCTGGGCAGCATTGTGGAATGCTGGTCGTTACGGAAGGAGGGTCTTCCTGTCAATAACATCTTCCAGCATCGCTCCCCTGTGG TGGGGGAGAAGCAGCCGATGATCCTGAAGTGGCGCATCCTCTCTGCCACCAACGACCTGGACCGGGTGTCGGCCGTGGCGCTGCCCAAGCTGCCCATCTCCATCTCCAACACCGACCTCAAGGTGGCGTCCGACACCAAGTTTTGTCCAGGCCTTG GCCTCGCGCTGGCCTTCCACGACGGAAGCATCCAGATCCTGCACCGGCTCTCCCTCCACACCATCGGCGTCTTCTACGGCTCCGCGTCGTCCGGGTCCTCCCAGCGCGGCGGCGAGGACACCGCCATCAAGCGCCAGCGGACGGGCGGCCCCACGGTGCACTTCAAAGCCCTGCAGTTCTCCTGGACCTCGCTGGCGCTGGTTGGGGTTGACAACCATGGCAAG TTACACATGATCCGAGTGTCCCCATCCATGGGCCAGGTTCTGGACGTTAACACCCTGTtgcgccacctgctgttcctttTGGAGTACTGCATGGTGACGGGCTATGACTGGTGGGATGTCCTGCTCCACGTGCAGCCTGGCATGGTGCACAGCCTGGTGGAGAAGCTGCATGAGGAGTACATGAAGCAGAAGGAGGCCCTGCAGCAG GTGCTGTCCACTCGGATCGTGGCAGTGAAAGCGTCCCTGTGCAAGCTGTCCTCGGCCACCGCCGCCCGGGCCTGCGACTTCCACGCCAAGCTCCTCCTCATCGCCATCAGCTCCACCCTCAAGTCCCTGCTGAGGCCACACCTCCTGAACACCCCCGACAAGAGCCCCGGAGACCGCCTGGCCGAGATCTGCGCCAAGAACACCGACACGG ACATCGACAAGGTGATGATCAACCTGAAGACGGAGGAGTTTGTGCTGGACGCCTCCACCCTGCAGTCCCTGCAGCAGCTCATCCAGTGGGTGGGGGACTTTGTGCTCTACCTGCTCGCCAACCTGCCCAACCAG GGCTCCATCGTGCGGCCCGGGTTCGGCTTCCTGCGGGACGGGCCGTCGCTGGGCATGCTCCGGGAGATGATGGTGGTGATCCGCATCTGGGGCCTGCTGAAGCCGGGCTGCCTGCCCATCTACACGGCCACCTCCGACAACCAGGACAGCATGTCCCTGCTCTTCCGCCTGCTCACCAagctctggctgtgct CGAGGGATGAGAACCACCCCCAGGACCCCGACGAGCCCCTGATCGACGAGTGCTGCCTGCTGCCCAGCCAGCTGCTGGTGCCCGCGCTGGATTGGCTGCCCATCAACGACGGCGTCATCTGCAAGCTGCAGAGCAAGCACCCGCTCCGCCTGCAGTTCTGCAAGCCCTACAGCCTGCCCGGGCTCAACGTCAACTCGCAGGTGGAGGTCTTCTCCAG AAGCCCAGGGTCCCAGCGAATGGACAACCTGCGCTGTCTGCATATGGGTGTGTGCCCCACCGAGGACAGCAAGGCCTGCACCAG GTGCGGGTGCGTCACCATGCTACGCTCTCCCAACAAAACCACGGCCGTCAAACAGTGGGAGCAGCGCTGGATAAAGAACTGCCTGTGTGGGGGACTGTGGAGGAGGATCCCCACCACCCTatcctga
- the tmem259 gene encoding membralin isoform X1: MSENQGNVNNNPLNNNGGTNRIRNPNINQNPLINVRDRLFHALFFKMAVTYARLFPPSFRRIFEFVVLLKALFVLFILAYIHIAFSRSPINCLEHVREKWPRDGILRVEIQRNSSRAPIFLQFYETEGFQGLVKEPEGEPGALASLHQEEEEEEEEMTLEMFDNSSVQFELDIEPRLKPSLSSSGPGVGLNETQDLSFSQASTKGMQPLRETVSELEMLTRAVWPQEEYIVEYSLEYGFLRLSQNTRQRLNIPVMVVTLDPMKDQCFGDGFSRFLLDEFLGYDDILMSSVKALAENEENKGFLRNVVSGEHYRFVSMWMARTSYLAAFVIMVIFTLSVSMLLRYSHHQIFVFIVDLLQMLEMNMTIAFPAAPLLTVILALVGMEAIMSEFFNDTTTAFYIILIVWLADQYDAICCHTNTSKRHWLRFFYLYHFAFYAYHYRFNGQYSSLALVTSWLFIQHSMIYFFHHYELPAILQQIRIQEIFLQNQQAGQGNQTTLQDNLNNNTSSAAPAARPAAAASATNGQARPPADAQPQPPAPPQLHPNGLVSPGAGDTSGDLNWVAETAAMITEALSAPQLRAGLLDAEGLRLGRAPEPSVSAPAELRVAGGGGGAGEGGGPGTAPESACPAPSPAPAGLVTVEITARGCEQGAGQSQGELPEAESTPSVSPAPPHTDSRGPDEGGSCDTDTKTEEDSQASPPAPDPQPSPS; the protein is encoded by the exons atgtcagaaaatcAGGGTAACGTGAACAACAACCCCCTCAATAACAATGGCGGGACGAACAGAATACGGAACCCCAATATCAACCAAAACCCGCTCATCAATGTGCGGGACCGGCTTTTTCACGCTCTCTTCTTTAAGATGGCTGTAACATACGCCAGGTTGTTCCCACCATCTTTCAGAAGAATCTTCGAGTTCGTTGTACTATTAAAG GCCCTGTTTGTGCTCTTCATCCTGGCCTACATCCACATCGCCTTCTCCCGCTCGCCCATCAACTGCCTGGAGCACGTGCGGGAGAAGTGGCCCCGCGACGGCATCCTGAGGGTGGAGATCCAGCGCAACTCCAGCCGGGCGCCCATCTTCCTGCAGTTCTACGAGACGGAGGGCTTCCAGGGCCTGGTGAAGGAGCCCGAGGGGGAGCCGGGCGCGCTGGCCTCGCTGcaccaggaggaggaagaggaggaggaggagatgaccCTGGAGATGTTCGACAACAGCTCAGTGCAG TTTGAGCTGGACATCGAGCCCCGGCTGAAGCCCTCCTTGAGCAGCAGCGGGCCGGGGGTGGGCCTCAACGAGACGCAGGACCTCTCCTTCAGCCAGGCGTCCACTAAAGGTATGCAGCCGCTGAGGGAGACAGTCTCCGAGCTTGAGATGCTAACCCGAGCAG TATGGCCTCAGGAGGAGTACATAGTGGAGTATTCACTGGAGTACGGCTTCCTGCGCCTATCCCAGAATACACGGCAGCGTCTCAACATCCCCGTCATGGTGGTCACACTAG ACCCAATGAAGGACCAGTGCTTTGGCGACGGGTTCAGCCGCTTCCTGTTGGATGAGTTCCTGGGCTATGATGACATCCTCATGTCCAGTGTGAAGGCCTTGGCGGAGAACGAGGAAAACAAAG GTTTCCTGAGGAACGTGGTTTCTGGGGAACATTACCGCTTCGTCAGCATGTGGATGGCGCGCACGTCCTACCTCGCTGCCTTCGTCATCATGGTCATATTT ACCCTGTCCGTTTCCATGCTGCTGCGCTACTCTCACCATCAGATCTTCGTCTTCATCG TTGACCTGCTGCAGATGCTGGAGATGAACATGACCATCgccttcccagcagcccccctgcTCACGGTCATCCTGGCCCTCGTCG GAATGGAAGCCATCATGTCGGAGTTCTTCAACGACACCACCACGGCGTTCTACATCATCCTCATCGTGTGGCTGGCCGATCAGTACGACGCCATCTGCTGCCACACCAACACGAGCAAGCGCCACTGGCTCCG GTTCTTCTATCTGTACCACTTCGCCTTCTACGCCTACCATTACCGCTTCAACGGCCAGTACAGCAGCCTGGCTCTGGTCACCTCCTGGCTCTTCATACAG CACTCCATGATCTACTTCTTCCACCACTACGAGCTGCCGGCCATCCTGCAGCAGATCCGCATCCAGGAGATCTTCCTGCAGAACCAGCAGGCCGGCCAGGGCAACCAGACCACCCTGCAGGACAACCTGAACAACAACACGAGCAGCGCCGCCCCAGCCGCCAGACCCGCCGCCGCGGCCAGCGCCACCAACGGCcaggcccgcccgcccgccgacgcccagccccagccccccgccccgccccagctGCACCCCAACGGCCTGGTGAGCCCGGGCGCGGGCGATACGAGCGGCGACCTGAACTGGGTGGCCGAGACGGCGGCAATGATCACGGAGGCGCTGTCGGCCCCGCAGCTCAGGGCGGGGCTGCTGGACGCCGAGGGCCTCCGCCTGGGACGGGCCCCGGAGCCCAGCGTCAGCGCGCCGGCCGAGCTCCGGgtcgcaggaggaggaggaggagccggggAAGGGGGAGGGCCGGGGACCGCCCCGGAGAgtgcctgccccgcccccagccccgccccggcAGGCCTGGTTACCGTGGAGATCACAGCGAGAGGCTGCGAGCAAGGGGCCGGCCAGTCACAGGGGGAGTTGCCGGAGGCGGAGTCCACGCCCTccgtgagccccgcccccccacacacagactccagGGGACCTGACGAGGGGGGGTCGTGTGACACAGACACTAAGACAGAGGAGGACTCCCAagccagcccccccgcccccgacccccaGCCCAGTCCATCCTGA
- the tmem259 gene encoding membralin isoform X2, with translation MSENQGNVNNNPLNNNGGTNRIRNPNINQNPLINVRDRLFHALFFKMAVTYARLFPPSFRRIFEFVVLLKALFVLFILAYIHIAFSRSPINCLEHVREKWPRDGILRVEIQRNSSRAPIFLQFYETEGFQGLVKEPEGEPGALASLHQEEEEEEEEMTLEMFDNSSVQFELDIEPRLKPSLSSSGPGVGLNETQDLSFSQASTKVWPQEEYIVEYSLEYGFLRLSQNTRQRLNIPVMVVTLDPMKDQCFGDGFSRFLLDEFLGYDDILMSSVKALAENEENKGFLRNVVSGEHYRFVSMWMARTSYLAAFVIMVIFTLSVSMLLRYSHHQIFVFIVDLLQMLEMNMTIAFPAAPLLTVILALVGMEAIMSEFFNDTTTAFYIILIVWLADQYDAICCHTNTSKRHWLRFFYLYHFAFYAYHYRFNGQYSSLALVTSWLFIQHSMIYFFHHYELPAILQQIRIQEIFLQNQQAGQGNQTTLQDNLNNNTSSAAPAARPAAAASATNGQARPPADAQPQPPAPPQLHPNGLVSPGAGDTSGDLNWVAETAAMITEALSAPQLRAGLLDAEGLRLGRAPEPSVSAPAELRVAGGGGGAGEGGGPGTAPESACPAPSPAPAGLVTVEITARGCEQGAGQSQGELPEAESTPSVSPAPPHTDSRGPDEGGSCDTDTKTEEDSQASPPAPDPQPSPS, from the exons atgtcagaaaatcAGGGTAACGTGAACAACAACCCCCTCAATAACAATGGCGGGACGAACAGAATACGGAACCCCAATATCAACCAAAACCCGCTCATCAATGTGCGGGACCGGCTTTTTCACGCTCTCTTCTTTAAGATGGCTGTAACATACGCCAGGTTGTTCCCACCATCTTTCAGAAGAATCTTCGAGTTCGTTGTACTATTAAAG GCCCTGTTTGTGCTCTTCATCCTGGCCTACATCCACATCGCCTTCTCCCGCTCGCCCATCAACTGCCTGGAGCACGTGCGGGAGAAGTGGCCCCGCGACGGCATCCTGAGGGTGGAGATCCAGCGCAACTCCAGCCGGGCGCCCATCTTCCTGCAGTTCTACGAGACGGAGGGCTTCCAGGGCCTGGTGAAGGAGCCCGAGGGGGAGCCGGGCGCGCTGGCCTCGCTGcaccaggaggaggaagaggaggaggaggagatgaccCTGGAGATGTTCGACAACAGCTCAGTGCAG TTTGAGCTGGACATCGAGCCCCGGCTGAAGCCCTCCTTGAGCAGCAGCGGGCCGGGGGTGGGCCTCAACGAGACGCAGGACCTCTCCTTCAGCCAGGCGTCCACTAAAG TATGGCCTCAGGAGGAGTACATAGTGGAGTATTCACTGGAGTACGGCTTCCTGCGCCTATCCCAGAATACACGGCAGCGTCTCAACATCCCCGTCATGGTGGTCACACTAG ACCCAATGAAGGACCAGTGCTTTGGCGACGGGTTCAGCCGCTTCCTGTTGGATGAGTTCCTGGGCTATGATGACATCCTCATGTCCAGTGTGAAGGCCTTGGCGGAGAACGAGGAAAACAAAG GTTTCCTGAGGAACGTGGTTTCTGGGGAACATTACCGCTTCGTCAGCATGTGGATGGCGCGCACGTCCTACCTCGCTGCCTTCGTCATCATGGTCATATTT ACCCTGTCCGTTTCCATGCTGCTGCGCTACTCTCACCATCAGATCTTCGTCTTCATCG TTGACCTGCTGCAGATGCTGGAGATGAACATGACCATCgccttcccagcagcccccctgcTCACGGTCATCCTGGCCCTCGTCG GAATGGAAGCCATCATGTCGGAGTTCTTCAACGACACCACCACGGCGTTCTACATCATCCTCATCGTGTGGCTGGCCGATCAGTACGACGCCATCTGCTGCCACACCAACACGAGCAAGCGCCACTGGCTCCG GTTCTTCTATCTGTACCACTTCGCCTTCTACGCCTACCATTACCGCTTCAACGGCCAGTACAGCAGCCTGGCTCTGGTCACCTCCTGGCTCTTCATACAG CACTCCATGATCTACTTCTTCCACCACTACGAGCTGCCGGCCATCCTGCAGCAGATCCGCATCCAGGAGATCTTCCTGCAGAACCAGCAGGCCGGCCAGGGCAACCAGACCACCCTGCAGGACAACCTGAACAACAACACGAGCAGCGCCGCCCCAGCCGCCAGACCCGCCGCCGCGGCCAGCGCCACCAACGGCcaggcccgcccgcccgccgacgcccagccccagccccccgccccgccccagctGCACCCCAACGGCCTGGTGAGCCCGGGCGCGGGCGATACGAGCGGCGACCTGAACTGGGTGGCCGAGACGGCGGCAATGATCACGGAGGCGCTGTCGGCCCCGCAGCTCAGGGCGGGGCTGCTGGACGCCGAGGGCCTCCGCCTGGGACGGGCCCCGGAGCCCAGCGTCAGCGCGCCGGCCGAGCTCCGGgtcgcaggaggaggaggaggagccggggAAGGGGGAGGGCCGGGGACCGCCCCGGAGAgtgcctgccccgcccccagccccgccccggcAGGCCTGGTTACCGTGGAGATCACAGCGAGAGGCTGCGAGCAAGGGGCCGGCCAGTCACAGGGGGAGTTGCCGGAGGCGGAGTCCACGCCCTccgtgagccccgcccccccacacacagactccagGGGACCTGACGAGGGGGGGTCGTGTGACACAGACACTAAGACAGAGGAGGACTCCCAagccagcccccccgcccccgacccccaGCCCAGTCCATCCTGA